A region of Hoplias malabaricus isolate fHopMal1 chromosome 12, fHopMal1.hap1, whole genome shotgun sequence DNA encodes the following proteins:
- the LOC136710529 gene encoding ras-related protein M-Ras encodes MATSAVPSDNLPTYKLVVVGDGGVGKSALTIQFFQKIFVPDYDPTIEDSYLKHTEIDGQWAILDVLDTAGQEEFSAMREQYMRTGDGFLIVFSVTDKASFEHVDRFHQLILRVKDRESFPMILVANKVDLVHLRKVTSDQGSEMAAKHSITYIETSAKDPPMNVDKAFHELVRVIRQQIPERSLKKKKKMKWRGDRAATSQKLHCSIL; translated from the exons ATGGCGACCAGCGCAGTCCCCAGCGACAACCTCCCAACCTACaagctggtggtggtgggggacGGCGGCGTGGGCAAGAGTGCCCTCACCATCCAGTTCTTCCAGAAGATCTTCGTCCCCGATTACGACCCCACCATCGAGGACTCGTACCTGAAGCACACTGAGATCGACGGACAGTGGGCTATTTTGGACG TGCTGGACACGGCTGGGCAGGAGGAGTTCAGTGCGATGAGAGAGCAGTACATGAGGACAGGGGACGGCTTTCTCATCGTGTTCTCTGTCACGGACAAGGCCAGCTTTGAGCACGTGGACCGCTTCCACCAGCTTATCCTCAGGGTCAAAGATCG AGAGTCCTTCCCCATGATCCTTGTGGCTAATAAAGTGGATCTGGTTCATTTGAGGAAGGTGACAAGTGACCAGGGCAGTGAGATGGCTGCCAAACACAGT ATTACGTACATTGAGACGAGTGCCAAGGACCCGCCGATGAACGTGGACAAAGCCTTTCATGAGCTGGTCAGGGTGATCAG GCAACAGATCCCTGAGAGGAgtctgaagaagaagaagaagatgaagtgGCGTGGAGACCGAGCTGCCACCTCGCAGAAGCTCCACTGCAGCATTTTGTGA